Proteins encoded within one genomic window of Gadus macrocephalus chromosome 16, ASM3116895v1:
- the dhrs13b.2 gene encoding tapasin-related protein, whose translation MGVFLKLFICMYLFGVICSEEQVPWLACTFIDERVFLNNEGHRETELHPRDALLQFGPAGGPPVNPHTITFLITASRVDLRSYIVGGSPEPLECEIRRYSMRGIQGLWPSKGAMPYDLWFTCTVKHPEDSFTFTGYLRHTPSQPPSSMEDYDSFPPIGDRELITASASMVLHTRSVVLKVALRSQQKLQCRFSVDHKGPKFKVGWRAQIKGDWVELYSHDSHSGVTRGSGVNQKGLLSTGDATLSIPFVKISSEGKYVCSVSVGQLDASLDLALHVYEPPSVSLNVGPELALQAGAEQKVVCEAEGYYPLDVEMEWYQEPPGEPKDYRAGAPLPTKLNNVLLSSHRHNREGTFALSAFFYYRAALLDTGRRFTCRVMHRSLRTPVRIGFTLLVHEPTSWRFYLAVVSTLVIFLIIFRMLHYLYTARQESRKSKPY comes from the exons ATGGGTGTATTTCTAAAACTATTTATTTGCATGTATTTGTTCGGAG TGATCTGTTCTGAGGAGCAGGTCCCGTGGCTCGCTTGTACATTCATCGATGAACGCGTGTTCCTTAACAATGAGGGTCACCGCGAGACGGAGCTCCACCCCAGAGACGCTCTTCTGCAGTTCGGTCCAGCTGGCGGTCCACCTGTCAACCCCCACACAATCACCTTCTTGATTACTG CCTCCAGGGTGGACCTGCGCTCCTACATAGTGGGGGGCAGTCCAGAACCCCTCGAGTGTGAGATCCGCAGGTACAGCATGAGGGGGATCCAGGGGCTCTGGCCCAGCAAGGGGGCCATGCCTTATgacctctggttcacctgcacCGTCAAACATCCAGAGGACTCCTTCACCTTCACCGGCTacctcagacacacaccaagCCAGCCCCCCTCATCAATGGAGGATTATGACAGCTTTCCTCCTATTGGGGACAGAGAGTTGATCACAGCCTCAG CCTCCATGGTGCTGCACACACGCTCCGTAGTGTTGAAGGTGGCGCTGCGGTCCCAGCAGAAGCTCCAATGTCGGTTCTCCGTGGACCACAAGGGGCCCAAGTTCAAAGTGGGGTGGCGCGCGCAGATCAAAGGAGATTGGGTGGAGCTGTACAGCCACGACAGCCACTCAGGAGTGACCCGGGGGTCGGGGGTCAATCAAAAGGGGCTGTTGTCTACAGGGGACGCCACCCTCTCCATCCCCTTCGTCAAGATCTCCAGCGAGGGGAAGTACGTCTGCTCCGTGTCCGTGGGGCAGCTAGACGCCAGCCTCGACCTGGCACTGCATGTCTACG aacCCCCCAGCGTGTCTCTAAACGTGGGCCCTGAGCTGGCCCTGCAAGCCGGCGCGGAGCAGAAGGTGGTGTGTGAGGCGGAGGGCTACTACCCTCTAGACGTGGAGATGGAATGGTACCAGGAGCCCCCCGGGGAGCCGAAAGACTACAGGGCCGGGGCTCCACTGCCCACCAAGCTCAACAACGTCCTGCTCTCCAGCCATAGGCACAACCGCGAGGGCACCTTCGCTCTCTCAGCCTTCTTCTACTACCGGGCGGCGCTCCTGGACACAGGGCGGCGCTTCACCTGCAGGGTGATGCACCGCTCCCTCAGGACCCCTGTCCGCATAGGCTTCACCCTGCTGGTCCACG AGCCAACCAGTTGGAGGTTCTACCTGGCAGTGGTCTCAACGTTGGTCATATTTCTGATCATATTCAGAATGCTACACTACTTGTACACAG CCCGTCAAGAGTCGAGGAAG AGCAAACCCTATTAA